The proteins below come from a single Saccharopolyspora sp. SCSIO 74807 genomic window:
- the iolD gene encoding 3D-(3,5/4)-trihydroxycyclohexane-1,2-dione acylhydrolase (decyclizing), which yields MSTRRLTVGQALVRFLTQQHSERDGARTRLIAGCWGIFGHGNVAGVGQALLEDRELPYVQGRNEQAMVHAAVGYARQSGRMSAYACTTSIGPGATNLVTGAALASINHLPVLLLPGDVFATRPADPVLQQLEVPHARDVSVNDALRPVSRYFDRIWRPEALIPSALEAMRVLTDPAETGAVTLALPQDVQAEAFDWPEEFFAERVWPVRRPRADPESLRAAAERIRAARRPLIIAGGGVHHSGAEEALRRFAAATGIPVSETQAGRGSLRFDDPRELGSIGHTGTSASDDIARRADLVIGVGTRYSDFTTASHTLFAEPDVRFVNINITGMDAHKQSATAVVGDAREALTDLAERLAGHRVDDEYAREYATAAEKWSRVVDRVTKAADGAERPGQAEVLGALDDVLDDRDVVINAAGSLPEDLNKLWRAKEPRQYHVEYGYSCMGYELPAAIGARLAAPDREVFALVGDGTYLMLPTELVTAVQEGIKIIPVLVQNHGYASIGGLSEKVGAERFGTAYRFRDHDGRFTGEPLPVDLAANMRSLGVDVLRADTVDELREALRTARAADRPTAVHVETDPAKKQLPPEAWWDVPVAEVAALESTRAAREQYDHNRRDQRHYL from the coding sequence ATGAGCACGCGACGGCTCACCGTCGGGCAGGCGCTGGTGCGGTTCCTGACGCAGCAGCACTCCGAGCGCGATGGCGCGCGGACCCGGTTGATCGCCGGATGCTGGGGAATCTTCGGGCACGGCAACGTGGCCGGGGTCGGCCAGGCGCTGCTGGAGGATCGGGAGCTGCCCTACGTCCAGGGCCGCAACGAGCAGGCGATGGTGCACGCCGCGGTCGGCTACGCGCGCCAGAGCGGGCGGATGTCGGCCTACGCCTGCACCACCTCGATCGGCCCGGGCGCGACGAACCTGGTCACCGGAGCGGCGCTGGCTTCGATCAACCACCTTCCGGTGCTGCTGCTGCCCGGCGACGTGTTCGCGACCCGCCCGGCCGATCCGGTGCTGCAGCAGCTCGAAGTGCCGCACGCCCGCGACGTGTCGGTGAACGACGCGCTGCGCCCGGTCTCGCGCTACTTCGACCGGATCTGGCGGCCCGAGGCGCTGATCCCGTCCGCGCTGGAGGCGATGCGGGTGCTCACCGACCCGGCCGAGACCGGCGCGGTCACCCTCGCGCTGCCGCAGGACGTGCAGGCCGAGGCGTTCGACTGGCCCGAGGAGTTCTTCGCCGAGCGCGTCTGGCCGGTGCGCCGCCCCCGCGCCGACCCGGAGTCGCTGCGCGCGGCGGCCGAACGGATCCGCGCGGCCCGCCGCCCGCTGATCATCGCCGGTGGCGGCGTGCACCACAGCGGCGCCGAGGAAGCGCTGCGCCGATTCGCCGCAGCGACCGGCATTCCGGTGTCCGAGACGCAGGCCGGGCGGGGTTCGCTTCGCTTCGACGATCCGCGCGAGCTCGGCTCGATCGGGCACACCGGCACGTCGGCCTCCGACGACATCGCGCGGCGCGCGGACCTGGTGATCGGCGTGGGCACCCGCTACTCGGACTTCACCACCGCCTCGCACACTCTGTTCGCCGAGCCGGACGTGCGGTTCGTGAACATCAACATCACCGGGATGGACGCGCACAAGCAGTCCGCGACCGCGGTGGTCGGCGACGCCCGCGAAGCGCTGACCGACCTCGCCGAACGACTCGCCGGGCACCGCGTGGACGACGAGTACGCGCGGGAGTACGCGACCGCGGCGGAGAAGTGGTCCCGGGTGGTCGACCGGGTGACCAAGGCCGCGGACGGCGCCGAACGCCCCGGCCAGGCCGAAGTGCTCGGCGCGCTGGACGACGTGCTCGACGACCGCGACGTGGTGATCAACGCCGCCGGGTCGCTGCCGGAGGACCTGAACAAGTTGTGGCGTGCCAAGGAGCCGCGGCAGTACCACGTGGAGTACGGCTACTCCTGCATGGGCTACGAGCTGCCCGCCGCGATCGGCGCGCGGCTGGCCGCCCCGGACCGCGAGGTGTTCGCGCTCGTCGGCGACGGCACCTACCTGATGCTGCCGACCGAGCTGGTCACCGCCGTGCAGGAAGGCATCAAGATCATCCCGGTGCTGGTGCAGAACCACGGCTACGCCTCCATCGGCGGGCTGTCCGAGAAGGTGGGCGCCGAGCGGTTCGGCACCGCCTACCGGTTCCGGGACCACGACGGCAGGTTCACCGGCGAGCCGCTGCCGGTGGACCTGGCGGCGAACATGCGCAGCCTCGGCGTCGACGTGCTGCGCGCGGACACCGTCGACGAGCTGCGCGAAGCGCTGCGCACCGCCCGTGCGGCCGACCGGCCGACCGCGGTCCACGTGGAGACCGATCCGGCGAAGAAGCAGCTGCCGCCGGAGGCGTGGTGGGACGTCCCGGTCGCCGAGGTCGCCGCGCTGGAAAGCACCCGCGCGGCACGTGAGCAGTACGACCACAACCGCCGCGACCAGCGGCATTACCTGTAA
- a CDS encoding CoA-acylating methylmalonate-semialdehyde dehydrogenase produces MGTEGMAIQHIRHWIDGKAAEGTSGEFQAVTNPATGAQTGRLPLASVDEVDTAVASAAGAQREWAKSSLAKRTQVLFKYRELLDRHREEIAELITAEHGKVRSDALGEVARGMEIVELACGIPQLLKGETSTEVSSRVDVESIRQPVGVVAGITPFNFPAMVPMWMFPLAIACGNAFVLKPSEKDPSATARLVELATEAGLADGVLNLVHGDKVAVDRLLTHPDVDAVSFVGSTPIAQYVQQTAVAHGKRVQALAGAKNHMLVLPDADLDQAADAAVSAAYGSAGERCMAVSVVVAVDPIGDELVGRIAERARNLRIGPGDQESSEMGPLVTAEHREKVASYVPQAREQGAEVVVDGTGYRVPGHEDGFFVGVSLLDKVTPDMDAYADEIFGPVLCVVRAGSYEQALELINSSRWGNGTAIFTRDGGAARRFQLEVEAGMVGVNVPIPVPVGTHSFGGWKDSLFGEHHMYGTDGIRFYTRGKVITTRWPDPSDGGVDLGFPQNT; encoded by the coding sequence ATGGGAACCGAAGGAATGGCCATTCAGCACATCCGGCATTGGATCGACGGCAAGGCGGCCGAGGGCACCTCGGGCGAGTTCCAGGCGGTGACGAACCCGGCGACCGGTGCGCAGACCGGGCGGCTGCCGCTGGCGAGCGTCGACGAGGTGGACACCGCGGTCGCTTCGGCGGCGGGGGCGCAGCGCGAGTGGGCCAAGTCCTCGCTGGCCAAGCGCACCCAGGTGTTGTTCAAGTACCGCGAGCTGCTGGACCGGCACCGGGAGGAGATCGCGGAGCTGATCACCGCCGAGCACGGCAAGGTGCGCTCCGACGCGCTCGGCGAGGTCGCCCGCGGGATGGAGATCGTGGAGCTGGCCTGCGGCATCCCGCAGCTGCTCAAGGGCGAGACCTCCACCGAGGTCTCCAGCCGGGTCGACGTGGAGTCGATCCGCCAGCCGGTGGGCGTGGTCGCCGGGATCACCCCGTTCAACTTCCCCGCGATGGTGCCGATGTGGATGTTCCCGCTGGCCATCGCCTGCGGGAACGCGTTCGTGCTCAAGCCCAGCGAGAAGGACCCGTCGGCCACGGCGCGGCTGGTGGAGCTGGCCACCGAGGCCGGGCTGGCGGACGGCGTGCTGAACCTGGTGCACGGCGACAAGGTCGCGGTGGACCGGCTGCTGACCCACCCGGACGTCGACGCGGTGAGCTTCGTCGGCTCCACCCCGATCGCGCAGTACGTGCAGCAGACCGCGGTCGCGCACGGCAAGCGGGTGCAGGCGCTGGCCGGGGCGAAGAACCACATGCTGGTGCTGCCGGACGCCGACCTGGACCAGGCCGCCGACGCCGCGGTCTCGGCCGCCTACGGCTCGGCGGGCGAGCGGTGCATGGCGGTGTCCGTGGTCGTGGCGGTCGACCCGATCGGTGACGAGCTGGTCGGCAGGATCGCCGAGCGGGCGCGGAACCTGCGCATCGGCCCCGGCGACCAGGAGTCCTCCGAGATGGGGCCGCTGGTGACCGCCGAGCACCGCGAGAAGGTCGCCTCCTACGTGCCGCAGGCGCGCGAGCAGGGCGCTGAGGTCGTGGTGGACGGCACCGGCTACCGGGTGCCCGGCCACGAGGACGGCTTCTTCGTCGGGGTGAGCCTGCTGGACAAGGTCACCCCGGACATGGACGCCTACGCCGACGAGATCTTCGGGCCGGTGCTGTGCGTGGTCCGCGCCGGGTCCTACGAGCAGGCGCTGGAACTGATCAACTCCTCGCGGTGGGGCAACGGCACCGCGATCTTCACCCGCGACGGCGGGGCCGCGCGCCGGTTCCAGCTGGAGGTTGAGGCCGGCATGGTCGGGGTGAACGTGCCGATCCCGGTGCCGGTCGGGACGCACTCCTTCGGCGGCTGGAAGGACTCGCTGTTCGGCGAGCACCACATGTACGGCACCGACGGGATCCGCTTCTACACCCGCGGCAAGGTCATCACGACCCGCTGGCCGGACCCCAGCGACGGCGGCGTCGACCTCGGGTTCCCGCAGAACACGTGA
- a CDS encoding PspC domain-containing protein — protein sequence MSKALQRPRSGTMIAGVCAGLAQRFGWNTTLVRLIFVISCVLPGPQFVIYIALWILMPKQ from the coding sequence ATGAGCAAAGCACTGCAACGCCCCCGCAGCGGCACCATGATCGCCGGCGTGTGCGCGGGCCTCGCGCAGCGGTTCGGGTGGAACACCACGCTGGTGCGGCTGATCTTCGTGATCTCCTGCGTGCTGCCCGGACCGCAGTTCGTGATCTACATCGCGCTGTGGATCCTGATGCCCAAGCAGTAG
- a CDS encoding flippase-like domain-containing protein: MTARWLRVVATIAVVAAIAALIYADRHELPAAGRALRHADRAWLTAGVLVLLVWTANWVLLHLAARKVTGAGGYREFARLLPVTVASLALNLAVKSGNLAGLAAFSADARRRGGGGRVTGAYLAAAQTAEVAFVVTLAAGMAVVCWDGKIERAEIAAVVLFAAGLLSRVVALVAAVRSREVLRRVWVWPGRTLDRLLRRPPRQRDTAQADDFYDAVAAIRAHPWSAVPAVCFGVLVDLLGATVLWASLAAVGAGDRPLVALVAYAVSTLFGIVGVLPGGLGFVEFGATAVLASYDVPVGVAAAAVLVFRVFVFWLPLAVGGLLAWRLRASPGQRNRLRGAAHG; encoded by the coding sequence ATGACCGCCCGCTGGTTGCGCGTCGTCGCGACGATCGCAGTTGTAGCGGCGATCGCCGCGCTGATCTACGCCGACCGGCACGAGCTCCCCGCCGCCGGCCGCGCGCTGCGCCACGCCGACCGCGCGTGGTTGACCGCGGGCGTGCTCGTGCTGCTGGTCTGGACGGCGAACTGGGTGCTGCTGCACCTGGCGGCGCGGAAGGTCACCGGCGCGGGCGGCTATCGGGAGTTCGCGCGGCTGCTGCCGGTGACGGTGGCATCGCTGGCGCTGAACCTGGCGGTGAAGTCCGGGAACCTCGCGGGCTTGGCGGCGTTCTCGGCGGACGCCCGCAGGCGCGGCGGCGGAGGCCGGGTCACCGGTGCGTACCTCGCGGCGGCGCAGACCGCCGAAGTCGCGTTCGTGGTCACGCTGGCCGCGGGCATGGCCGTGGTGTGCTGGGACGGCAAGATCGAGCGCGCGGAGATCGCCGCGGTGGTGCTGTTCGCCGCCGGCCTGCTGAGCAGGGTGGTGGCGCTGGTGGCGGCGGTGCGCAGCCGCGAGGTGCTGCGCCGGGTGTGGGTGTGGCCGGGCAGGACCCTGGACCGCCTGCTGCGCCGCCCGCCGCGGCAGCGCGACACCGCGCAGGCCGACGACTTCTACGACGCGGTGGCGGCGATCCGTGCGCACCCGTGGTCGGCGGTGCCCGCGGTGTGCTTCGGGGTCCTGGTAGATCTGCTGGGCGCAACCGTGCTGTGGGCGTCGCTTGCCGCGGTCGGCGCCGGTGACCGGCCGCTGGTGGCGCTGGTGGCCTACGCGGTGTCGACGCTGTTCGGCATCGTCGGCGTGCTGCCCGGCGGGCTCGGATTCGTCGAATTCGGGGCGACGGCGGTGCTGGCTTCCTACGATGTTCCGGTGGGTGTGGCGGCTGCGGCGGTGCTGGTGTTCCGCGTGTTCGTGTTCTGGTTGCCGCTGGCCGTGGGTGGTCTGCTCGCGTGGCGACTGCGTGCTTCACCCGGACAGCGGAACCGGTTGCGCGGCGCGGCCCACGGGTGA